A single Fusobacterium hominis DNA region contains:
- the nagE gene encoding N-acetylglucosamine-specific PTS transporter subunit IIBC, with product MFKYLQKIGKALMVPVAVLPAAAILMGIGYWIDPTGWGANSQLAAFLIKAGAAIIDNMAILFAVGVAFGLSKDKDGAAALAGLVGFEVVTTLLSTGAVAQILHIPVEEVPAAFGKINNQFIGILCGVIAGEIYNRFHTVELPKFLAFFSGKRLVPILTSVAMLIASFILLYIWPAIYTGLVHFGISIAKLGPLGAGIYGFFNRLLIPVGLHHALNSVFWFNVAGINDIGRFWGPASQAYEGLPDIIKGTYHVGMYQAGFFPIMMFGLLGACAAFIATAKPENKNKIMSIMVAAGFTSFFTGVTEPIEFAFMFVAPALYVLHAILTGLAVFIAATFDWVAGFGFSAGLVDFVLSLRNPNAKSPIMLLVLGIVFFAIYFVIFYTVIKKFNLQTPGREELDVDVNIDGHTEAVPINSHSELAMKLLPLLGGKDNLKDVDYCTTRIRLEVADPEKIDDAAIKKLVPGLIKKGSAVQVIVGPEVEFVVTELKKLLK from the coding sequence ATGTTTAAGTACTTACAAAAAATAGGTAAGGCGTTAATGGTTCCAGTTGCTGTACTACCAGCTGCTGCTATCTTAATGGGTATTGGATACTGGATAGACCCAACTGGTTGGGGGGCAAATAGCCAATTAGCTGCATTTTTAATCAAAGCAGGTGCTGCAATTATTGACAATATGGCAATCTTATTTGCTGTTGGTGTTGCATTTGGACTTTCAAAAGACAAAGATGGAGCTGCTGCTCTAGCAGGCCTTGTAGGATTTGAAGTTGTAACAACTCTATTATCAACAGGAGCAGTTGCACAAATACTTCATATACCAGTAGAAGAAGTTCCAGCTGCGTTTGGAAAAATCAACAACCAATTTATTGGTATTTTATGTGGGGTTATAGCAGGGGAAATATATAATAGATTCCACACTGTTGAACTACCTAAATTCCTAGCATTCTTTAGTGGGAAAAGACTTGTTCCTATCCTAACTTCAGTAGCAATGCTAATTGCATCATTTATCTTACTTTATATTTGGCCAGCAATTTATACAGGTCTAGTTCATTTTGGTATTTCAATAGCTAAATTAGGACCATTAGGAGCAGGAATTTATGGATTCTTCAATAGACTTTTAATTCCAGTTGGATTGCACCATGCACTAAACTCAGTATTCTGGTTTAATGTTGCAGGAATTAATGATATAGGAAGATTCTGGGGACCAGCAAGCCAAGCGTATGAAGGATTACCTGATATCATAAAAGGAACTTACCATGTAGGTATGTACCAAGCAGGATTCTTCCCTATTATGATGTTTGGATTATTAGGGGCATGTGCTGCATTTATTGCAACTGCAAAACCAGAAAATAAAAATAAAATTATGTCTATAATGGTTGCAGCAGGATTTACAAGCTTCTTTACAGGGGTAACAGAACCTATCGAATTTGCATTTATGTTTGTTGCACCAGCATTATATGTATTACATGCTATTTTAACAGGATTAGCAGTATTTATTGCTGCAACATTTGACTGGGTAGCAGGATTTGGATTCTCAGCAGGACTTGTTGACTTTGTATTATCATTACGTAATCCAAATGCAAAAAGCCCAATAATGTTATTAGTTTTAGGTATAGTATTCTTTGCAATTTATTTTGTAATATTCTATACAGTTATTAAGAAATTTAATCTACAAACTCCAGGAAGAGAAGAGTTAGATGTAGATGTAAATATAGATGGACACACAGAAGCAGTGCCTATTAATTCTCATAGTGAATTAGCAATGAAATTATTACCTCTATTAGGAGGAAAAGACAATCTAAAAGATGTTGACTACTGTACAACAAGAATTAGATTAGAAGTTGCAGATCCAGAAAAAATAGATGATGCAGCTATTAAAAAATTAGTTCCAGGACTAATTAAAAAAGGATCAGCTGTTCAAGTAATAGTTGGCCCAGAAGTAGAATTTGTAGTAACTGAACTAAAGAAACTTCTAAAATAA
- the ispE gene encoding 4-(cytidine 5'-diphospho)-2-C-methyl-D-erythritol kinase: MIFDLKSNAKINLGLNVTELLPNGYHLLDMIMIPISLSDKISGEIYDTIGDLEIKTDTAGIPTDKRNILYKIYEKFYSESGISPHKISLYLEKVIPHEAGLGGGSSNGAFFLKLLNRYHGDFFPMEKLLQIGKSIGADIPFFLINKPARVRGIGEEIELIENNLDMDIIVIKPPFGVSTALAYKNVDNLQNKKYADIPSIIKGLKENNLKLVENNIENNLEQGLLQVDTNIVDFRKILEDTCGGRFFMSGSGSAYYTFVQRHQSKEKVKAIKEHLQHCRVYLCSGLDEYIY, translated from the coding sequence ATGATATTTGATCTTAAATCAAATGCTAAGATAAATCTTGGTCTTAATGTAACAGAATTATTGCCTAATGGCTATCATCTTTTGGATATGATAATGATTCCTATATCTCTATCTGATAAAATTTCAGGAGAGATATATGATACTATAGGTGATCTTGAAATTAAAACCGATACAGCGGGAATTCCTACTGATAAGAGGAATATTCTGTATAAAATATATGAGAAGTTTTACTCAGAAAGTGGAATTTCTCCACATAAAATCTCACTTTATCTGGAAAAAGTGATACCACATGAGGCAGGACTTGGAGGAGGAAGCTCAAATGGAGCCTTCTTTCTAAAACTTTTAAACAGATATCACGGGGATTTTTTTCCAATGGAAAAGCTTTTGCAGATAGGAAAGAGTATAGGAGCTGATATACCTTTTTTTCTAATTAATAAACCAGCAAGAGTTAGAGGAATTGGAGAGGAAATAGAGTTAATAGAAAACAATCTTGATATGGATATTATAGTTATTAAACCTCCATTTGGAGTATCTACAGCACTAGCATACAAAAATGTTGACAATCTTCAAAATAAAAAATATGCAGATATACCTAGCATTATAAAAGGATTGAAAGAAAATAATCTGAAACTTGTGGAAAACAATATAGAGAACAATCTAGAACAGGGGCTTTTACAAGTAGATACAAATATCGTAGACTTCAGAAAAATATTGGAGGACACATGTGGTGGAAGATTTTTTATGTCAGGCAGTGGAAGTGCCTACTACACATTTGTTCAGCGACACCAATCTAAAGAAAAAGTAAAAGCAATAAAGGAGCATTTACAACACTGTAGGGTCTATCTTTGCAGCGGATTAGATGAATACATATATTAA
- a CDS encoding HAD-IIA family hydrolase, whose product MKNKKLYLFDLDGTLILGDKVIDGALDVLKKIKSEGKEFMVFTNNSSRTRAQYVEKMAKIGIEITEDEVATGGFTTGQYLLKNNKKRIYVVGTEKFKELLRDLGVTVVDDPKKENGSYNLDAVVIGLDSELRYDKLTKACEILTHEPNITYIGANPDMVYPVEDNVFYPDCGSICKLLSYAVGREPKFLGKPYAEILDFCLETKNVSKEDTVIIGDRLYTDIACGYNNGCDTILVLTGEATAEDVKTTEFKPTVVLNSVKDMEI is encoded by the coding sequence ATGAAAAATAAGAAACTTTATTTATTTGATTTAGATGGGACTTTAATCTTAGGAGATAAAGTCATAGACGGAGCATTAGATGTACTAAAAAAAATAAAATCAGAAGGAAAAGAGTTTATGGTATTTACTAATAATTCTTCTAGGACAAGGGCTCAATACGTTGAAAAAATGGCTAAAATAGGAATTGAAATAACTGAAGATGAGGTTGCAACAGGTGGGTTCACAACTGGGCAATATCTTCTTAAAAATAATAAAAAGAGAATATATGTAGTTGGAACAGAAAAGTTTAAAGAACTTTTAAGAGACTTAGGGGTTACTGTTGTAGATGATCCTAAAAAAGAAAATGGAAGCTATAATTTAGATGCAGTAGTAATTGGATTAGATTCAGAATTGAGATATGATAAGCTGACTAAAGCTTGTGAAATATTAACTCACGAACCAAATATTACATATATAGGAGCAAATCCAGATATGGTTTATCCAGTAGAAGATAATGTTTTTTATCCTGATTGTGGAAGTATATGTAAATTACTGTCATATGCAGTTGGAAGAGAGCCTAAATTTTTAGGAAAACCATATGCAGAAATTCTTGATTTTTGTCTTGAAACTAAAAACGTTTCAAAAGAAGATACAGTTATAATAGGAGACAGATTATATACAGATATTGCTTGTGGATATAATAATGGGTGTGACACAATACTTGTATTAACTGGTGAAGCTACAGCAGAAGATGTAAAGACAACAGAGTTTAAGCCTACAGTTGTATTAAATAGTGTAAAAGATATGGAGATATAA
- the spoVG gene encoding septation regulator SpoVG, producing MKITDVRLRTVKSDNELKLKAYADITFDESFVIHGLKIIDGQKGMFVAMPSRKMPDGEYKDIVHPIKPELRKEITDIVIEKYHETEKKETKAE from the coding sequence ATGAAAATTACAGATGTAAGATTGAGAACAGTTAAATCTGACAATGAGCTAAAACTAAAGGCTTATGCTGATATAACTTTTGATGAAAGTTTCGTTATTCACGGGCTAAAAATTATCGACGGTCAAAAGGGAATGTTTGTAGCTATGCCATCAAGAAAAATGCCAGATGGAGAGTATAAGGATATAGTACACCCTATTAAACCTGAATTAAGAAAAGAAATCACTGACATCGTAATAGAAAAGTATCATGAAACAGAGAAAAAAGAGACAAAAGCCGAGTAG
- a CDS encoding DEAD/DEAH box helicase — translation MVEYRGRIPFLLKDHKEKIVYLCSSNRNIEDYNAVLDDVYEGKVLRFESTGNEEEIEKLNYDFLKLVKSDEKYILLVSLESFLRDYFLEGEKLSFKLGQTIDVSSLENKLIDKKYERNYMVQERKQFSTRGDIIDIFPADGNLPVRMELSFGDEIERISIFDIETQRSIEKKQSFEMYMDNNNEKLVSFYDIVKKIKNVKIFIENPELLKYKLEELVLRDRDKESILRSRFNEIKNQGEEIELKQFSHQDIGRFSDYEYVKDISNESLKKILIMSDEAKRYQEIFKECKNIEFKRYPLYEGYEEENLLVLTDRELKGVRVRRETKDKISLRYKNVSEIREGDYIIHENYGVGLYLGIEVIDGHEYLKIKYADEDKLFVPVEGISRIEKYISHPGVTPELYNLGRRGFKRKKEKLYEEMLVFAKEIIEIQAKRESGNGYKFTLDTIWQEEFEEGFPYNETLSQKQAIEDVKKDMESSKVMDRVICGDVGYGKTEVAMRAAFKAATDGKQVAIMVPTTILAQQHYNRFCERMKNYPITIELLSRLKTPAELKKAINAIEQGSTDIVIGTHRLLSKDVKFKDLGLVIIDEEQKFGVKAKEQLKKYRANVDMLTLTATPIPRTLNLSLLGIRDLSVIDTPPEGRKPVETLFIPTENNEIKNIIMKEIAREGQVFYIYNFVNGIKYKVQELEKLLPEYIKIDYVHGKMEPKEIRDKIRAFENGDTDILVATTIIENGIDIENANTMIIDGVDKLGLSQIYQLRGRIGRGHKQGYCYLLIKEIQGKKAKERAESLKNLEEEGGGGLQLSLEDMRIRGAGEILGERQHGALETFGYNLYMKMLQEEIEKLKGDFVSQDTFEDIEIIVDYEAYIPDEYIEKNQKIRVYRELVEISDLAQLEGYKEELKDIYGKMPKEALGLFEYIALKFRARKLGIKSAITLEDKSSQIKFDREKVDVDIVFTMLTAGKIKYLNREELIIYNGEIKEFIDLYEEYGRRKNNERV, via the coding sequence ATGGTTGAATATAGGGGACGTATTCCTTTTTTGTTGAAGGATCATAAAGAAAAAATTGTATATCTGTGTTCATCGAATAGAAATATTGAAGACTATAATGCAGTATTAGATGATGTATATGAGGGTAAAGTTCTTAGATTTGAAAGTACTGGAAATGAAGAAGAAATAGAAAAATTAAACTATGATTTTTTAAAACTTGTAAAATCAGATGAAAAGTATATACTTTTAGTCTCTTTAGAATCATTTTTAAGAGATTACTTTTTAGAAGGGGAAAAGTTATCTTTTAAGTTGGGACAAACTATTGATGTGTCTTCTCTTGAAAATAAACTTATAGATAAAAAATATGAAAGAAACTATATGGTTCAAGAGAGAAAACAGTTTAGTACAAGAGGAGATATTATAGATATATTTCCAGCAGATGGAAATTTACCTGTTAGAATGGAACTAAGTTTTGGAGATGAGATAGAAAGAATCTCTATATTTGATATAGAAACTCAAAGAAGTATTGAAAAAAAGCAGTCTTTTGAAATGTATATGGACAATAATAATGAAAAATTAGTATCTTTTTATGACATTGTAAAAAAGATAAAAAATGTAAAGATATTTATTGAAAATCCAGAGCTTTTAAAATATAAGTTAGAAGAGTTAGTTTTAAGAGATAGAGATAAAGAATCTATATTGCGAAGTAGATTTAATGAAATAAAAAATCAAGGTGAAGAGATAGAACTAAAACAATTTTCTCACCAAGATATAGGAAGATTTAGTGATTATGAATATGTAAAAGATATTTCAAATGAGAGTTTGAAAAAGATTTTAATAATGTCAGATGAAGCTAAAAGATATCAAGAGATATTTAAAGAGTGTAAAAATATAGAGTTTAAACGTTATCCTTTGTATGAAGGTTATGAAGAAGAAAATCTTTTAGTTTTAACAGATAGAGAACTAAAAGGTGTAAGAGTTAGAAGAGAAACAAAAGACAAGATAAGTTTACGATACAAAAATGTTTCTGAAATAAGAGAAGGGGACTATATAATCCATGAAAACTATGGAGTTGGACTCTATCTTGGAATTGAAGTAATAGATGGACACGAATATTTAAAGATAAAATATGCAGATGAAGATAAACTTTTTGTTCCTGTAGAGGGAATAAGCAGAATAGAAAAATATATCTCTCACCCAGGTGTAACTCCTGAATTATATAATTTGGGGAGAAGAGGATTTAAAAGGAAAAAAGAAAAACTTTATGAAGAGATGCTTGTATTTGCTAAAGAAATTATTGAAATTCAGGCAAAACGTGAAAGCGGAAATGGGTATAAATTTACATTAGATACCATCTGGCAGGAAGAGTTTGAGGAAGGTTTTCCATACAATGAAACGCTATCTCAAAAACAGGCTATAGAAGATGTAAAAAAAGATATGGAATCTTCTAAGGTTATGGATAGAGTAATTTGTGGAGATGTTGGATATGGTAAAACAGAAGTTGCAATGAGAGCAGCATTTAAAGCTGCAACAGACGGTAAACAAGTAGCTATAATGGTGCCTACTACAATTTTAGCTCAACAACATTACAATAGATTTTGTGAGAGAATGAAAAATTATCCTATAACTATAGAACTTTTAAGTAGACTTAAAACACCTGCTGAATTAAAAAAAGCAATCAATGCAATAGAACAGGGAAGTACTGATATAGTTATTGGAACTCACAGACTTTTATCAAAAGATGTAAAATTTAAAGATTTAGGACTTGTCATCATTGATGAGGAGCAAAAATTTGGTGTAAAAGCTAAAGAACAATTAAAAAAATATAGAGCTAATGTAGATATGCTAACACTGACAGCAACGCCTATTCCTAGAACATTAAATTTATCTTTGTTAGGAATAAGAGATCTATCGGTAATAGATACACCTCCAGAAGGAAGAAAGCCTGTTGAAACACTTTTTATTCCAACTGAAAACAATGAGATAAAAAATATAATAATGAAGGAAATAGCAAGAGAAGGACAAGTTTTCTATATCTATAACTTTGTAAATGGAATAAAATATAAGGTGCAAGAGTTAGAAAAACTTTTACCTGAATATATAAAAATAGATTATGTCCATGGTAAAATGGAGCCAAAAGAGATAAGAGATAAAATTAGAGCTTTTGAAAATGGAGATACAGATATTTTAGTTGCAACTACTATAATAGAAAATGGTATTGATATTGAAAATGCAAATACTATGATTATAGATGGAGTGGATAAGTTAGGCCTTTCTCAAATATATCAGTTGAGAGGAAGAATAGGACGTGGTCATAAACAGGGATATTGCTATCTATTAATCAAAGAAATTCAAGGCAAAAAAGCAAAAGAAAGAGCTGAGTCTTTGAAAAATTTAGAAGAAGAAGGTGGAGGTGGACTTCAACTTTCTTTAGAAGATATGCGTATTAGAGGTGCTGGAGAAATATTAGGAGAGCGTCAACATGGAGCTTTAGAAACATTTGGATACAATCTGTATATGAAGATGTTACAAGAAGAGATTGAAAAGTTAAAAGGGGATTTTGTTAGCCAAGATACATTTGAAGATATAGAGATAATAGTTGATTATGAAGCATATATTCCAGATGAATATATAGAGAAAAATCAAAAGATACGTGTGTATAGAGAGCTTGTAGAAATATCTGATTTAGCTCAACTAGAAGGATATAAAGAGGAGTTAAAAGATATTTATGGAAAGATGCCAAAAGAGGCTTTAGGACTATTTGAATATATAGCACTTAAATTTAGAGCTAGAAAACTTGGAATAAAAAGTGCAATAACACTTGAAGATAAAAGCTCTCAGATAAAATTTGATAGAGAGAAAGTAGATGTTGATATAGTCTTTACTATGTTGACAGCTGGAAAGATAAAATACTTAAATAGAGAGGAATTAATAATCTATAATGGAGAAATAAAAGAGTTTATAGATCTCTATGAAGAGTATGGAAGGAGAAAAAATAATGAAAGAGTTTGA
- the tnpB gene encoding IS200/IS605 family element RNA-guided endonuclease TnpB, with protein sequence MKQLKAYKFRIYPSEEQKIFFSKTFGCVRLVYNLMLNDRIKAYEESKGNPDKKIKYPTPAKYKKDYEFLKEVDSLALANAQINLDKAYKNFFRDKSIGFPKFKSKKNPVQSYTTNNQKGTVNIFEKWLKIPKLKELIKIKVHRKIEGIIKSVTISRNGSGKYFISLLCETDIQELPKTNSSVGIDLGIKDMAILSTGEKIKNLKFRKQLEDKLKREQRKLSKRFLIAKKINKKLNEARNYQKQRIKVAKIHEKIMNMRTDFLNKLSTYIIKNHDIICIEDLNTKGLLHNHKLSKSIADVSWASFVNKLEYKAKWYGKEIIKIDRLYPSSQICSVCGHRDGKKTLDIREWTCLICHTHHDRDINAAKNILAEGLRIRQAV encoded by the coding sequence ATGAAACAACTAAAAGCATATAAATTTAGAATTTATCCAAGCGAAGAACAAAAGATATTTTTTAGTAAAACTTTTGGTTGTGTTCGTCTTGTCTATAATCTTATGCTAAATGATAGAATCAAAGCATATGAAGAAAGTAAAGGTAATCCTGATAAAAAAATAAAATATCCAACTCCTGCAAAATATAAAAAAGATTATGAATTTCTAAAAGAAGTTGATAGTCTTGCTCTTGCTAATGCTCAAATTAACTTAGATAAAGCATATAAAAACTTTTTTAGAGATAAATCTATAGGTTTTCCTAAGTTCAAATCTAAGAAGAATCCAGTACAAAGCTATACAACTAATAATCAAAAAGGAACTGTAAATATTTTTGAAAAATGGTTAAAAATTCCTAAACTTAAAGAATTAATAAAAATCAAAGTGCATAGAAAAATAGAGGGGATAATAAAATCTGTTACTATCTCGCGTAATGGAAGTGGTAAGTATTTTATCTCTTTGTTATGTGAAACAGATATTCAGGAATTACCAAAAACTAATTCATCAGTAGGAATTGATTTAGGTATTAAAGATATGGCTATTCTTTCTACTGGAGAAAAAATAAAAAATCTTAAATTTAGAAAACAATTAGAAGACAAACTAAAAAGAGAACAAAGAAAACTTTCTAAAAGATTTCTAATTGCTAAAAAAATAAATAAAAAATTAAACGAAGCTAGAAATTATCAAAAACAAAGAATTAAAGTAGCTAAAATACACGAAAAAATTATGAATATGAGAACAGATTTCTTAAATAAGCTAAGTACATATATTATCAAAAACCACGATATTATCTGTATTGAAGACTTAAATACAAAAGGATTACTTCATAATCATAAATTATCAAAATCTATAGCTGATGTATCTTGGGCTAGTTTTGTAAATAAACTTGAGTATAAGGCGAAATGGTATGGCAAAGAAATAATAAAAATAGATAGACTATATCCATCAAGTCAAATCTGCTCTGTATGTGGTCATAGGGATGGCAAAAAAACTCTCGATATAAGAGAGTGGACTTGTCTAATTTGTCATACTCATCACGATAGAGATATAAACGCCGCTAAAAATATATTGGCTGAAGGTCTAAGAATAAGACAAGCAGTCTAA
- the mazG gene encoding nucleoside triphosphate pyrophosphohydrolase, which produces MKSMEGEKIMKEFDRLVELIKILRGKDGCPWDRVQTLESLKPCLIEETAEVLEAMEGDPEEHKGELGDLLMNIVFQADIREDEGKFNIEDVSKEVCEKLIRRHPHVFGDKENNLTPEQTLVNWEAIKKTEKIHQNRKSALDGIPKYLPALSKAQKIQKKASKIGFDWGKDEIDQVIKKVNEEFDELKVEMEKNNHKGCKEELGDLLFAVVNLARFLDVDANQALENTIKKFDSRFRYVEERCDMQNSTLDQMNTLWEEAKLEEKKGKK; this is translated from the coding sequence ATGAAGAGTATGGAAGGAGAAAAAATAATGAAAGAGTTTGATAGATTAGTTGAGCTTATAAAAATTTTAAGAGGAAAAGATGGGTGTCCTTGGGATAGAGTTCAAACTTTAGAGAGTTTGAAACCTTGCTTAATTGAGGAAACAGCAGAAGTATTAGAAGCTATGGAAGGTGATCCTGAAGAGCACAAAGGAGAATTAGGAGATCTTTTGATGAATATAGTTTTCCAAGCTGATATTAGAGAAGATGAAGGAAAATTTAACATTGAAGATGTATCAAAAGAGGTGTGTGAAAAATTAATTAGAAGACATCCACATGTTTTTGGAGATAAGGAAAATAACCTTACACCAGAACAGACATTAGTAAACTGGGAAGCTATTAAAAAGACAGAGAAGATACATCAAAATCGTAAATCAGCATTAGATGGAATTCCTAAATATTTACCAGCACTGTCAAAGGCACAAAAAATTCAAAAGAAAGCTTCTAAAATTGGATTTGATTGGGGTAAAGACGAGATTGATCAAGTTATAAAAAAAGTAAATGAAGAGTTTGACGAATTAAAAGTTGAGATGGAAAAAAATAATCATAAAGGTTGTAAGGAGGAACTTGGGGATCTACTATTTGCAGTTGTAAATCTTGCAAGATTTTTAGATGTAGACGCAAATCAAGCTCTTGAAAATACAATTAAGAAATTTGACTCTAGATTTAGATATGTCGAAGAAAGATGTGATATGCAAAATTCTACTCTAGATCAGATGAACACTCTTTGGGAAGAAGCTAAACTTGAAGAAAAGAAAGGCAAAAAATAA
- a CDS encoding RNA-binding S4 domain-containing protein has product MRLDKFLKVSRIIKRRPIAKIVVDGGKAKLNGKVAKASTEVKPGQILELEYFDKYFKFEIVEVPTGNVPKDRAAELINVLESKGITLDLSGEEDIFE; this is encoded by the coding sequence ATGAGATTAGACAAGTTTTTAAAAGTAAGCAGAATTATTAAAAGAAGACCGATAGCTAAGATTGTTGTAGACGGAGGCAAGGCTAAATTAAATGGTAAAGTTGCCAAAGCTTCAACAGAGGTGAAACCAGGACAGATACTAGAACTTGAATATTTTGATAAATATTTTAAGTTTGAAATAGTAGAAGTTCCTACAGGAAATGTGCCAAAAGATAGAGCAGCAGAGTTAATAAATGTATTAGAAAGTAAAGGAATCACCCTAGATTTAAGTGGTGAGGAGGATATTTTTGAATGA
- the tnpA gene encoding IS200/IS605 family transposase gives MELDSNCHSVFLLYYHLVLVVKYRRNVFDDTISEFAKDMFVRIGVPYHITLVQWNHDKDHVHIMFKAHPKTELTKFINAYKSASSRIIKKEFPHIRKYLWKEMFWSKSFCLLTTGGAPIEVIKKYIEEQGQKSK, from the coding sequence ATGGAATTAGATAGTAATTGTCATTCAGTATTTTTGCTGTATTATCACTTAGTTCTTGTAGTAAAATATAGAAGAAATGTATTTGATGATACAATTTCTGAATTTGCTAAAGATATGTTTGTAAGAATTGGAGTTCCATATCATATTACTTTAGTACAATGGAATCACGATAAAGACCACGTACATATAATGTTCAAGGCTCATCCAAAAACAGAATTGACTAAATTCATAAATGCATATAAATCAGCAAGTTCTAGGATAATAAAAAAAGAATTTCCACATATAAGAAAATATCTGTGGAAAGAAATGTTTTGGTCTAAAAGTTTTTGTTTGTTGACTACTGGAGGAGCTCCTATTGAAGTCATAAAAAAATATATAGAGGAACAAGGGCAGAAGAGTAAATAA